One stretch of Chelonia mydas isolate rCheMyd1 chromosome 21, rCheMyd1.pri.v2, whole genome shotgun sequence DNA includes these proteins:
- the MAPK14 gene encoding mitogen-activated protein kinase 14 isoform X6, protein MKMYLVTHLMGADLNNIVKCQKLTDDHVQFLIYQILRGLKYIHSADIIHRDLKPSNLAVNEDCELKILDFGLARHTDDEMTGYVATRWYRAPEIMLNWMHYNQTVDIWSVGCIMAELLTGRTLFPGSLGLESSESLWRSLLRFACSAFPFHTLLFFIFLYGSPLDIDQLKLILRLVGTPGPELLKKISSESARNYIQSLSYMPKMNFENVFIGANPLAVDLLEKMLVLDTDKRITAAEALAHGYFSQYHDPDDEPVADPYDQSFESRELEIEEWKSLTYDEVVSFVPPPLDPEEMES, encoded by the exons GTACCTGGTGACCCACCTCATGGGGGCTGATCTGAACAATATTGTGAAATGCCAGAAGCTCACAGATGACCATGTACAGTTTCTTATATACCAAATCCTTCGGGGTCTGAAG TACATCCATTCGGCTGACATAATACACAGA GACTTAAAACCTAGTAACCTAGCTGTAAATGAAGACTGTGAGCTGAAG ATTCTGGATTTTGGTTTGGCCCGGCACACGGATGATGAGATGACTGGGTATGTGGCTACCAGGTGGTACAGGGCTCCTGAGATCATGCTGAACTGGATGCATTACAACCAGACAG ttgATATTTGGTCAGTGGGGTGCATTATGGCTGAGCTGTTGACTGGAAGAACATTGTTTCCTG GATCATTGGGACTTGAGTCCTCGGAGAGCCTGTGGCGATCCCTTTTGAGGTTTGCATGCTCTGCTTTCCCTTTCCATACACTACTTTTCTT CATTTTCCTTTATGGTTCACCATTAGATATTGATCAGTTGAAGCTCATTTTGAGACTCGTTGGAACCCCAGGGCCTGAGCTTTTGAAGAAAATCTCCTCAGAGTCT GCAAGAAACTACATCCAGTCTTTGTCCTACATGCCAAAGATGaactttgaaaatgtgtttaTTGGTGCCAATCCACTGG CTGTGGACTTGCTGGAGAAGATGCTGGTGCTGGACACAGACAAGCGAATTACTGCAGCTGAGGCACTGGCCCATGGCTACTTCTCTCAGTACCATGACCCAGATGATGAACCAGTGGCAGACCCCTATGACCAGTCCTTTGAAAGCAGAGAACTTGAGATTGAGGAATGGAAAA gTCTGACTTATGATGAAGTAGTCAGCTTTGTGCCTCCGCCGCTTGACCCAGAGGAGATGGAATCCTGA